The following coding sequences are from one Sciurus carolinensis chromosome 11, mSciCar1.2, whole genome shotgun sequence window:
- the LOC124958190 gene encoding olfactory receptor 476-like — translation MMENCTQITQFLLLGLTEQKGLKSILFVLFLFIYSATLVGNLGMITLIHTNPQLHTPMYFFLSVLSFIDSSFSTVDTPRLLESFLISSQSISFAGCAVQMALMTLHGTAECLLLAIMAYDRFTAICHPLLYHAIMSQRLCALLVVATYTASVANSALLTRYIFKLPYCGPNVINHYFCDIPPVLHLAVSYAYILVTICRMHSVEAQSKAFSTCASHLTIICLFYGTTTFMYALPSSPSSTEQNKVVSIFYTVVIPMLNPLIYSLRNKDVRAALKRICSGKLPS, via the exons ATGATGGAGAACTGCACCCAAATCACCCAATTCCTCCTGCTGGGGCTCACGGAGCAGAAAGGGCTCAAGAGCATCCTGTTTGTGCTCTTCCTATTCATCTACTCAGCTACCCTTGTGGGAAACCTGGGCATGATCACCCTGATCCACACCAACCCACAGCTccacacgcccatgtacttcttcctgagCGTCCTCTCCTTCATAGACTCCTCCTTTTCCACAGTGGACACCCCCAGGCTGCTGGAGAGCTTCCTCATCTCAAGTCAGTCCATCTCCTTTGCAGGCTGTGCGGTTCAAATGGCTCTCATGACTCTCCATGGCACTGCTGAGTGTCTGCTCCTGGCCATCATGGCCTATGACCGATTCACTGCCATCTGCCACCCTCTCCTCTACCATGCCATTATGTCCCAACGTCTGTGTGCACTATTGGTGGTGGCCACTTATACTGCTTCTGTTGCCAATTCAGCTTTGCTAACTAGGTACATCTTTAAGCTGCCCTACTGTGGCCCCAATGTCATTAACCATTATTTCTGTGACATCCCTCCTGTGCTCCATCTTGC GGTCTCCTATGCCTACATCCTGGTGACCATCTGCAGGATGCATTCCGTGGAGGCCCAGAGCAAAGCattctccacctgtgcctcccacctcacCATCATCTGCCTCTTCTATGGCACCACCACCTTCATGTATGCTCTGCCAAGCTCTCCCAGTTCCACGGAACAAAACAAGGTGGTGTCCATCTTCTACACTGTGGtcatccccatgctgaaccctCTGATCTACAGCCTAAGGAACAAAGATGTGAGAGCTGCTTTAAAGAGGATATGTTCTGGCAAGCTGCCTTCATAA